The Pseudarthrobacter sp. NS4 genome includes a window with the following:
- a CDS encoding 1,4-dihydroxy-2-naphthoate polyprenyltransferase, whose protein sequence is MATAAQWIQGARLRTLPAAIAPVLIGSAAAYEMDSFRLLNAILAALVALLLQVGVNFANDYSDGIRGTDDDRVGPLRLVGSGAAKPEHVKRAAFGTFAAAMVFGLILVIITQSWWLILVGLGCVMAAWGYTGGKNPYGYMGLGDVFVFVFFGLVATLGTTYTQAGQINLPAIIGAIGTGLIATALLMANNVRDIPTDMQVGKKTLAVRLGDKHARESYVLMLAVAILLVVILAPGRPWMLIVLLLIPACLMPSWLMINGRKRKSLIPVLKQTGLINLGYSLLFSLGLVLSHGF, encoded by the coding sequence GTGGCCACAGCTGCACAATGGATCCAAGGCGCACGACTCCGCACGCTCCCGGCCGCGATTGCGCCGGTTCTGATCGGCTCTGCCGCCGCCTATGAAATGGATTCGTTCCGTTTGCTCAACGCCATCCTCGCAGCACTGGTGGCACTCCTGCTCCAGGTGGGCGTGAACTTCGCCAACGACTACTCAGACGGCATCCGCGGGACGGACGATGACCGCGTGGGTCCGCTGCGCCTCGTCGGCTCCGGGGCGGCGAAGCCGGAACACGTCAAAAGGGCTGCGTTCGGCACCTTCGCTGCCGCCATGGTCTTCGGCCTGATCCTGGTGATTATCACCCAAAGCTGGTGGCTCATCCTGGTGGGACTGGGCTGCGTCATGGCCGCCTGGGGCTACACGGGCGGCAAAAACCCTTACGGCTACATGGGCCTTGGCGACGTTTTCGTGTTCGTGTTCTTTGGCCTGGTGGCCACCCTGGGCACTACCTACACCCAGGCGGGCCAGATCAACCTGCCCGCCATCATCGGCGCGATCGGTACCGGGCTCATAGCCACAGCCTTGCTCATGGCCAACAACGTGCGGGATATCCCCACCGACATGCAGGTGGGCAAGAAGACCCTGGCGGTCCGCCTCGGCGACAAGCATGCGCGGGAAAGCTACGTGCTGATGCTCGCCGTCGCCATCCTGCTGGTGGTCATCCTGGCTCCGGGGCGCCCGTGGATGCTGATCGTGCTGCTGCTGATTCCGGCCTGCCTGATGCCTTCGTGGCTGATGATCAACGGCCGCAAGCGCAAGAGCCTTATCCCGGTCCTCAAGCAGACCGGCCTGATCAACCTCGGCTACAGTCTGCTGTTCTCACTGGGCCTGGTGCTCAGCCACGGATTCTAG
- a CDS encoding DUF4229 domain-containing protein yields the protein MAFLKYSLIRLALFAPLFVLFTLLQLGVLMAVICAALIAFAVSYLFFQKQRDEAAAALHHRFSGKAKPLRSAGEVQDAHAEDSLLDANPHIAISNDAKDPNARS from the coding sequence GTGGCCTTTTTGAAATATTCCCTGATCCGACTGGCGCTTTTCGCGCCGTTATTCGTGCTCTTCACGCTCCTTCAGTTGGGCGTTCTCATGGCCGTCATCTGTGCTGCGCTCATCGCCTTCGCAGTCAGCTACCTCTTCTTCCAGAAGCAGCGGGACGAGGCCGCGGCTGCCCTGCATCACCGGTTCTCCGGCAAGGCCAAGCCCCTCCGTTCGGCCGGTGAAGTGCAGGACGCCCACGCTGAGGATTCGCTGCTGGACGCGAACCCGCACATCGCCATCAGCAATGACGCCAAGGATCCCAACGCCCGCAGCTAG
- a CDS encoding PLD nuclease N-terminal domain-containing protein: MLLRVALAVAVLVIFVYGLVDVIRTDGRQTRGISKPAWIVVMIVLPVLGAILWLLIGRPRDTSPQQQSYRHPTAPDDDPDFLRNLEVRRRNEAEAARLKKLKDDLAAKPKDQDDGGGKDKHDTDEHDTDGLK, encoded by the coding sequence ATGCTCCTCCGTGTGGCTTTGGCCGTGGCAGTCCTCGTCATCTTTGTGTATGGCCTCGTGGACGTGATCCGGACTGACGGCCGTCAGACGCGCGGGATCTCCAAACCCGCGTGGATCGTGGTCATGATCGTCCTGCCTGTACTGGGCGCCATTCTCTGGCTGCTCATTGGGCGGCCACGCGACACGTCCCCGCAGCAGCAGAGCTACCGCCACCCCACAGCTCCCGACGATGATCCGGACTTCCTCCGCAACCTTGAGGTCCGCCGCCGTAACGAGGCCGAGGCCGCCCGCCTGAAGAAACTCAAGGACGACCTGGCTGCCAAGCCAAAGGACCAGGACGACGGTGGTGGCAAAGACAAGCATGACACTGACGAGCACGACACCGACGGACTGAAGTAG